A window of the Vibrio fluvialis genome harbors these coding sequences:
- the apbC gene encoding iron-sulfur cluster carrier protein ApbC, whose amino-acid sequence MLTFTSKQDFCSWLSQFSHPYLLSDWASASGFVTVSPTGSFVIELPFASRSIAVELQAWIAQQQSAQTVAAFDYTIKVQPKALETQVANPVKGVKNIIAVTSAKGGVGKSTTAANLALAIAACGAKVGILDADIYGPSVPMMFGQPDAKPSVRDNKWMQPVMAHGIATQSIGYLVDKSDATIWRGPMASKALAQLLNETEWPDLDYLVLDMPPGTGDIQLTLAQQIPVTGAVIVTTPQDLALADARKGTAMFDKVAVPVVGLVENMSYHICSHCGEKEHIFGVGGAQTLAGEYGLSLLAQIPLHIQMREDIDAGKPTVIAHPDCEHTALYLDLAERICAHLYWQGKAKPDPISFTLVE is encoded by the coding sequence ATGCTCACGTTTACGTCCAAACAGGACTTTTGTTCCTGGTTAAGTCAGTTTTCTCACCCTTATCTACTCTCCGACTGGGCGTCCGCGTCTGGTTTTGTCACGGTTTCACCCACAGGTTCGTTTGTGATTGAGTTGCCGTTTGCCAGCCGCAGCATTGCTGTTGAATTGCAGGCTTGGATTGCGCAGCAGCAATCGGCTCAGACGGTCGCCGCCTTTGACTACACAATCAAAGTACAACCGAAAGCGCTCGAAACTCAGGTTGCGAATCCGGTGAAAGGGGTGAAAAACATCATTGCAGTGACCTCTGCCAAAGGGGGCGTCGGTAAATCAACCACGGCTGCCAATCTGGCACTGGCGATTGCTGCGTGTGGTGCAAAGGTGGGCATTCTCGATGCGGATATCTATGGCCCGTCCGTGCCGATGATGTTTGGTCAGCCGGATGCCAAACCGAGCGTGCGCGACAATAAATGGATGCAGCCAGTGATGGCGCACGGTATCGCGACACAGTCCATTGGTTACTTGGTGGATAAGTCGGATGCCACTATCTGGCGTGGTCCGATGGCGTCCAAAGCATTGGCGCAACTCCTCAATGAAACCGAATGGCCGGATTTGGATTATCTGGTGCTTGATATGCCGCCGGGTACGGGCGACATTCAACTGACGCTGGCCCAGCAGATTCCGGTTACCGGCGCTGTGATTGTGACCACACCGCAAGACTTAGCATTGGCCGACGCACGTAAAGGTACTGCGATGTTCGACAAAGTGGCCGTGCCTGTCGTCGGTCTGGTGGAGAACATGAGTTATCACATCTGCAGCCACTGTGGAGAAAAAGAACACATCTTCGGTGTGGGCGGCGCGCAGACACTGGCGGGCGAGTATGGTTTGTCGCTGTTGGCACAAATACCACTGCACATTCAAATGCGTGAAGATATCGATGCTGGTAAGCCGACCGTTATCGCGCATCCGGACTGCGAGCATACTGCCCTGTATCTCGACTTGGCGGAACGAATTTGCGCGCATTTATACTGGCAAGGAAAAGCCAAACCGGACCCAATCAGCTTCACTTTAGTGGAGTAA